One region of Vigna angularis cultivar LongXiaoDou No.4 chromosome 10, ASM1680809v1, whole genome shotgun sequence genomic DNA includes:
- the LOC108335798 gene encoding protein DETOXIFICATION 56: protein MSATCKVGDNLSLNDETNQPLSPPPPPLQDQNYAANSVKMLISELRVQRGIALPMVAMNLAWFAKTAITTAFLGRLGELSLAGGALGFTFANVTGFSVLNGICCAMEPICGQAHGAKNFRLLHKTLLMTILLLLLVSLPITFLWLNVDKILIHFGQQQDISIVARTYVSSLIPDLFVASLFCPLKAYLSSQSITLPTMFGSAVALAFHIPVNIVLSKTMGLRGVAMAVWITDLIVVILLAIYVLILENKKGSMWKEGGWWDQSVQDWIRLVKLCGSCCLNTCLEWWCYEILVLLTGHLKNAKQAVGVLAIVLNFDYLLFSVMLSLATCVSTRVSNELGANQAGLAYRSAYVSLTLGFISGCIGSLLMVAARGIWGPLFTHDKGIIKGVNKTMLLMAVVEVFNFPLAVCGGIVRGTARPWLGAYANLGGFYFLALPLGIVFAFKLRLGLVGLFIGLLAGLVTCLTLLLVFIARLNWVEEAAKAQTLTSNEQVKEFPKYDAETRIDAREKV, encoded by the coding sequence ATGTCAGCAACATGTAAAGTGGGAGACAACCTAAGCTTAAACGATGAAACCAATCAACCCTTGtcacctcctcctcctccactaCAAGACCAAAACTATGCAGCCAATTCAGTGAAGATGCTGATCTCAGAGCTAAGAGTTCAACGAGGAATAGCCCTTCCAATGGTAGCCATGAATTTGGCTTGGTTTGCCAAAACAGCCATCACAACAGCTTTTTTAGGCCGTCTCGGGGAGCTCAGCTTAGCAGGTGGAGCTCTCGGCTTCACTTTTGCTAATGTCACTGGCTTCTCTGTTCTCAATGGTATATGCTGTGCCATGGAACCCATATGTGGCCAGGCTCATGGTGCCAAAAACTTCAGGCTCCTTCACAAAACCCTTCTCATGACAATCTTATTGTTGTTATTGGTATCGCTTCCCATCACTTTCTTGTGGCTTAATGTTGacaaaattttgattcattttgGCCAACAGCAAGACATCTCCATTGTGGCCAGGACCTATGTTTCCTCTCTCATACCCGACTTGTTTGTTGCCTCGCTCTTCTGTCCCTTAAAGGCCTACTTGAGCTCTCAGAGCATAACTCTTCCCACCATGTTTGGTTCGGCTGTGGCACTAGCTTTCCACATACCCGTTAACATAGTGCTCTCAAAGACCATGGGCCTCAGAGGAGTCGCCATGGCGGTTTGGATTACTGATCTTATTGTTGTGATCCTGCTAgccatttatgttttaattcttGAGAACAAAAAGGGAAGCATGTGGAAGGAAGGAGGGTGGTGGGATCAGAGCGTTCAGGATTGGATCAGGCTGGTGAAGCTTTGTGGATCATGCTGCCTCAACACGTGCCTTGAATGGTGGTGCTATGAGATCCTAGTTTTGCTTACTGGCCACCTCAAGAATGCTAAGCAAGCCGTGGGAGTTTTGGCCATTGTGCTAAACTTCGACTATTTGCTTTTCTCGGTGATGCTGTCGCTGGCCACATGTGTTTCCACCCGTGTCTCAAATGAGCTTGGTGCTAACCAAGCTGGCCTTGCTTACCGATCAGCGTATGTGTCTCTGACATTGGGTTTTATCTCTGGTTGCATAGGCAGTTTGCTGATGGTGGCTGCCAGGGGAATTTGGGGGCCACTGTTTACCCATGATAAGGGAATTATAAAGGGAGTAAATAAGACAATGTTGCTGATGGCTGTGGTGGAAGTGTTTAATTTTCCTTTGGCAGTTTGTGGAGGGATAGTTCGAGGAACAGCACGACCTTGGTTGGGCGCATATGCGAATCTAGGTGGATTTTATTTCCTGGCTTTGCCACTTGGTATTGTTTTTGCCTTCAAGCTCCGTCTAGGGCTTGTTGGACTCTTCATTGGACTTCTTGCTGGTTTAGTTACGTGCTTGACGTTGTTATTGGTATTCATTGCACGGTTAAACTGGGTGGAAGAAGCCGCCAAGGCACAAACACTGACAAGCAACGAGCAGGTTAAGGAATTTCCCAAATATGACGCAGAAACACGAATAGACGCCCGTGAAAAAGTATAA